The following proteins are co-located in the Halictus rubicundus isolate RS-2024b chromosome 1, iyHalRubi1_principal, whole genome shotgun sequence genome:
- the LOC143357851 gene encoding PI-PLC X domain-containing protein 3 — translation MEYKSGFPHPMDRKTIDSNRELEYWMTQLPEAIKNIPVIQLAIPGSHNTMTYTINRRNDVGPDEPNYIRALGRYCSLVSKPIIFNWSITQHDNIKDQLNGGIRYLDFRVATKSTNGDIYFLHGLYGSTIYQPLQEIAEWLSSHSNEILVIDFQHFYSFSEVDHRHLVDTIFHVFQRKLCPIASSVDHITLNWLNLEKYQVIVIYRNIYAQNYSNLWPSGLWKTPWPNTVRVNELLEFLNLELQARPLEIGFVSQCILTPDVPYVLKHLCGTLHRNLVPLCQKTIFSWISQKRPGRGGLNIVIADFVSDNNFLFCKSVIENNRKLLHP, via the exons ATGGAATACAAAAGTGGTTTCCCACATCCAATGGATAGAAAAACAATAGATTCAAACAGGGAACTAGAGTATTGGATGACACAACTTCCGGAAGCTATTAAAAACATACCTGTAATACAGTTGGCAATACCTG GTTCTCATAACACGATGACGTATACTATAAATCGTCGCAATGATGTAGGGCCGGATGAACCAAACTACATTAGAGCTCTAGGCCGTTACTGCTCACTCGTTTCAAAACCCATTATTTTTAATTGGTCTATCACGCAACACGACAATATCAAGGATCAACTCAATGGAGGAATCCGATATTTAGATTTCCGTGTTGCAACGAAATCGACGAATGGAGACATTTATTTTCTGCATGGCTTGTATGGGTCAACAATATATCAACCATTACAAGAAATAGCAGAATGGTTATCCTCCCACAGCAACGAAATTCTAGTAATAGATTTTCAACATTTCTATTCATTCTCAGAAGTAGACCATCGTCACCTTGTGGACACAATTTTTCACGTGTTTCAAAGAAAATTGTGTCCAATTGCTTCCAGCGTTGATCACATAACACTTAACTGGcttaatttagaaaaatatcaAGTGATCgttatttatagaaatatttatgCACAAAACTACTCAAACTTGTGGCCTAGCGGATTATGGAAAACACCCTGGCCTAACACTGTTCGTGTCAATGAACTTCTAGAATTCTTAAATCTTGAACTTCAGGCAAGACCGTTGGAAATTGGTTTTGTATCACAGTGTATATTAACTCCAGACGTTCCATATGTGTTAAAACATTTATGTGGTACGCTACACAGAAATTTAGTACCTTTATgccaaaaaacaattttttcctggATAAGTCAGAAACGACCTGGCCGAGGTGGATTAAACATTGTTATTGCTGATTTTGTGTcagataataattttttattctgcaaATCAGTTATTGAGAACAACAGAAAGCTTCTGCATCCATAG
- the LOC143357790 gene encoding uncharacterized protein CG7065-like, which yields MQNFDDLDIEGRNPSHLAEAGKEKEEYDRKRLMRSSVTAEDGTLRPVYSETEDGDIWCHICNIALFGAHKLLNHNMCNRHKMKLDEWPYPVLLWSKRSDIVKTTPPTQSAPIGDGLAPGEPVPPGMEDQITRTTTIQMSLDRHRSSPLVGLEYLLELVDNDSCEPSYTCVLCDKRGDPRTVMAHITSYNHRITYLNRHFPTISRAITELPRTPNYKRGANEISVLVAKKIEERFGRLQPQLVDKSQFEKNKMQYIKRVYQDYHFRETPELTFMDVYDVRWVTNFEEKMAEVAGNSGIKKDLQPADDKLDDKHKSEDKKHEKSPPKKTDSKSETTKSGFKIRIFTRDKLNIRKPLDKEEESTRKSPKRPSDETKSLSSLSSISSSPSPSRSRSRSPVRNRKANSIDKGGRYRTKPRYSRDRTRSRTRSRSRSRSPEPLRERDKWDKYREQIRRAEETLDRALKFHEKNPEKHPSYPDEWKKFWNRRYKELQAEGKDPSKHDFKPEWIEFWNKRMREIHNEQLQQRKEEIRKRLELPEDKPPEKWLPSNRRDRSPPKRSRHRIESDDEVEYVGTKTIKADYYDHHEMRDRDYAYASYMRGRGNMYRSSYYPRGVTRSRSIHYATPYPVKEKSPSPIPDDILTEDLEVVGLLRLLTALEGQLGSLGPKIVSLLSKALAAEKAKPNSAEELLYDEEVSVLFETVKEKLKGQLFAGMIEKMAISPTKTAIQNIAQLLHKAAESKKKMEEEKKKKRELETAKSTNYIQRSVYSRPVEVITPAIKSEPVSVPGVGTVDKVAIAQQIAAALVAQGRSNVSQEELETLINAVVGMAEASKNSDKPVTTADFVKGLARSNNSLAQTTSAPATLTTADTADHQTSKMESLSDADLKTLLQNFKDLSTQEQHGLINFLKKLEVTDPVRVEKLRGFVNLGSTSIISSMSKIKSPTPENTETSIKPSRSISPFSVRKGNQNPVDEEDKWKPKIDMFANDDEEEQQTKNDTDDKQKAKLDLSDDDDDYTFEDIYKAADKNVSENEKAKKKSRGFSKSESNSPRSWTRSRSRSRSCSPVRSKELTKTNDPNAILNETKRLIAHIMGDLPNKYVPKTHLSLGNENVEQNTSKPLDQIPNTSTAPLSNFYNQGYVQNTQQSCPRPQAPPLTYPNISNQQFQSYPHQQVYSSNQSYVDNGYNYQGYGGVNNQGPYSGPPMASNQYPNQQNYGGSPYGGLPTGHSSNYSQQQPQQQYGNYVQQQRFY from the exons ATGCAGAATTTTGACGATCTCGATATAGAAGGGCGTAATCCTTCTCACCTAGCGGAAGCAGGCAAGGAGAAG GAAGAATACGATCGAAAACGTTTAATGAGGAGCAGTGTCACTGCTGAAGATGGCACGCTCAGACCTGTGTATTCTGAAACAGAAGACGGCGATATATGGTGCCATATATGTAACATAGCTCTGTTCGGAGCTCATAAGTTACTGAATCACAATATGTGTAATCGTCATAAAATGAAGTTAGATGAATGGCCATATCCAGTTTTGTTATGGTCCAAACGATCGGATATTGTGAAAACAACTCCGCCGACACAGTCGGCTCCTATAGGCGATGGTTTGGCACCTGGAGAACCAGTACCACCTGGTATGGAGGACCAAATAACTAGAACAACAACGATTCAGATGAGTTTAGATCGCCATAGAAGTTCTCCTCTTGTTGGCCTTGAATACCTACTTGAACTGGTTGATAACGACTCTTGCGAACCAAGTTATACATGTGTTTTATGTGATAAAAGGGGCGACCCTCGTACTGTTATGGCTCATATTACCAGTTATAATCATAGAATAACATATCTAAATCGACATTTCCCTACAATTTCGCGTGCTATTACGGAACTACCGCGTACTCCTAATTATAAACGCGGAGCTAATGAAATATCGGTGTTAGTGGCTAAGAAGATTGAAGAACGGTTTGGAAGATTGCAACCACAGCTGGTGGATAAAagtcaatttgaaaaaaataaaatgcagTACATCAAGAGAGTCTATCAGGATTATCACTTTAG GGAAACACCAGAATTAACATTTATGGATGTTTACGATGTGCGATGGGTAACAAACTTTGAAGAGAAGATGGCTGAAGTGGCTGGTAATAGTGGTATAAAAAAAG ATCTTCAACCTGCCGATGACAAGCTGGATGATAAACATAAAAGCGAAGACAAGAAACATGAAAAGTCTCCACCAAAGAAAACAGATTCAAAATCAGAGACTACAAAATC GGGATTCAAGATTCGTATTTTCACAAGGGATAAATTAAATATCCGCAAACCTTTAGATAAGGAAGAAGAGAGTACGAGAAAGTCCCCTAAACGACCCTCTGATGAAACAAAATCTCTTTCATCGCTGTCAAGTATATCAAGCAGCCCATCTCCATCACGTTCAAGATCACGTTCTCCCGTTCGCAATCGCAAAGCTAATTCGATAGATAAAGGCGGAAGGTATCGTACTAAACCGCGTTATTCACGAGATCGAACGCGTTCTCGTACACGTTCGCGGTCCCGTTCGCGTTCACCGGAACCACTTAGAGAACGGGATAAGTGGGATAAATATCGTGAACAAATCAGACGAGCTGAGGAGACGCTTGATCGCGCGTTGAAATTTCATGAAAAGAATCCAGAGAAGCATCCATCTTATCCCGACGAGTGGAAAAAGTTCTGGAACAGACGGTACAAAGAATTGCAAGCAGAGGGGAAAGATCCTAGTAAGCATGACTTCAAACCAGAATGGATAGAATTCTGGAACAAACGGATGCGCGAAATCCATAACGAACAGCTGCAACAACGAAAAGAGGAAATTAGAAAGCGTTTAGAATTGCCGGAAGACAAGCCACCAGAAAAATGGCTACCATCGAATAGACGTGATAGATCTCCACCGAAAAGAAGTCGTCACCGTATAGAGAGCGATGACGAAGTAGAATATGTCGGCACGAAAACCATTAAAGCGGACTATTACGATCATCATGAAATGAGAGACCGCGATTACGCGTATGCGTCGTATATGCGAGGAAGAGGTAACATGTACAGAAGTAGTTATTATCCTCGTGGTGTTACACGTTCAAGATCAATACACTACGCAACTCCTTACCCGGTGAAAGAAAAATCTCCGAGTCCTATACCAGATGACATATTAACTGAAGACTTAGAAGTAGTCGGCTTGTTGAGATTACTTACAGCATTGGAGGGTCAACTAGGCTCTCTTGGACCGAAGATAGTATCTCTTCTTTCGAAAGCATTAGCCGCAGAAAAAGCAAAACCGAACTCTGCCGAAGAATTGCTCTACGACGAGGAAGTGAGCGTGCTTTTCGAAACAGTTAAGGAAAAACTGAAAGGTCAATTGTTTGCCGGAATGATAGAGAAAATGGCCATATCACCAACGAAAACAGCGATCCAAAATATTGCGCAGTTATTGCATAAAGCGGCAGAGAGTAAAAAGAAGAtggaagaagagaaaaagaagaaaagagaatTGGAGACTGCAAAGTCGACAAATTATATCCAAAGAAGTGTATATTCAAGGCCGGTGGAGGTAATTACACCTGCGATTAAATCCGAACCAGTTAGTGTGCCTGGTGTTGGTACTGTAGATAAAGTAGCTATAGCCCAACAAATAGCAGCTGCTTTGGTAGCTCAAGGTAGATCAAACGTGTCGCAAGAAGAATTGGAAACTTTGATTAACGCTGTTGTTGGAATGGCTGAAGCGTCCAAAAATTCCGATAAGCCGGTGACAACGGCCGATTTCGTGAAAGGATTAGCAAGAAGTAATAATTCTCTTGCTCAAACCACATCTGCTCCCGCGACGCTAACAACAGCGGATACGGCCGATCATCAAACTTCTAAAATGGAAAGTTTGTCAGACGCAGATTTGAAAACACTTCTACAAAATTTTAAAGACTTATCCACTCAGGAACAACACGGGCTgattaatttcctaaaaaaattaGAAGTAACAGATCCGGTTCGAGTCGAGAAATTAAGAGGGTTCGTTAACTTAGGTTCTACGTCCATAATATCATCGATGTCAAAAATAAAGTCCCCGACGCCAGAAAATACAGAAACCAGTATTAAACCGAGTAGAAGTATTTCGCCGTTCTCTGTGAGAAAAGGAAATCAAAATCCTGTCGACGAAGAAGATAAGTGGAAACCTAAAATAGACATGTTTGCAAACGACGACGAGGAAGAACAACAGACGAAGAATGATACTGATGACAAACAAAAGGCGAAATTAGATTTGTCAGATGACGATGATGATTATACATTTGAAGATATTTATAAAGCAGCAGATAAAAATGTTAGCGAAAATGAGAAGGCAAAGAAAAAGTCGCGAGGGTTTTCAAAATCGGAATCAAATTCCCCAAGGTCCTGGACACGATCTCGTTCACGTTCGAGATCATGTTCTCCGGTAAGATCGAAAGAATTAACGAAAACCAATGATCCAAATGCAATACTAAACGAGACCAAACGATTAATCGCTCATATAATGGGAGATCTTCCAAATAAGTATGTGCCAAAGACGCACCTGTCGCTTggaaatgaaaatgttgaacAAAATACGTCAAAGCCGTTAGATCAGATTCCCAATACGTCAACAGCTCCGTTGTCAAATTTTTACAATCAAGGATACGTTCAGAATACTCAACAAAGTTGCCCTCGTCCACAAGCACcccctctcacctatcctaacatatccaatcAACAGTTTCAAAGTTATCCACATCAGCAAGTTTACAGTAGTAATCAGAGCTACGTCGATAATGGTTACAATTACCAAGGATATGGTGGTGTAAACAATCAGGGTCCATATAGTGGACCACCCATGGCGTCAAATCAATATCCAAATCAACAAAACTATGGTGGATCGCCCTATGGTGGACTACCTACAGGCCATTCTTCAAATTATTCTCAACAGCAACCGCAACAACAATACGGAAATTATGTGCAACAACAACGTTTCTATTAA
- the LOC143357830 gene encoding PAT complex subunit CCDC47-like isoform X2 translates to MKLGLVIIHIVLVATNIWVTAHFHEELPEDNEFAEFEDFEEEKLTQLVDDRVVEHSKESNINQDFDEDDVLIVDNDNEFDHFDEEEFEGVDVAGGNAGSKSNEPSTLTITKIPLHLRSRWDSFYLEILMIIGLLVYFINYLAGRSINARIAEMWLMEHKQLLLDNFSLVGDTGKVSEDVYENDLVKESQSHYSLYCSGRIGCDSMLVELKLLKRQDLVAVLAQLVRPQNDQALVRIELAKDETDNFVLAVATKRTAMHLVRDMADISMYCPEKRPGEKFGLPSGFYVMSEIAEAVSAILDTRVLQAFTKYAQYIDYVHISDQFSGPKQQEDTTQLTMPEVKRVLLVGLNISIKGRTTNTEDQEKLKILLQLTFYLLDKLRRFKLSKEGKSKADKNRFRVEEAFLKTTHAARAEAAAQRREERRRAEKERILQEEDPDKQRKWEEKEQRRLAKKRAPRMKQLKVKAL, encoded by the exons ATGAAATTGGGATTAGTGATTATTCATATTGTGCTGGTTGCAACAAATATATGGGTCACGGCACATTTCCACGAAGAACTTCCCGAAGATAATGAATTCGCTGAATTTGAAGATTTTGAAGAAGAAAAACTAACTCAGTTAGTTGATGATCGCGTAGTAGAACATAGTAAAGAGTCAAATATCAATCAAGATTTTGATGAGGACGATGTATTAATCGTTGATAATGATAATGAATTTGATCACTTTGATGAAGAAGAGTTTGAAGGAGTAGACGTTGCTGGTGGAAATGCAGGCTCAAAGAGCAATGAGCCATCAACATTAACAATCACCAAAATACCATTACATTTGCGATCGAGATGGGATAGTTTCTATCTAGAAATATTAATGATTATCGGGTTACTAGTATATTTCATTAACTATCTAGCAGGACGATCAATAAATGCTCGTATAGCGGAAATGTGGTTGATGGAGCACAAACAACTTCTACTCGATAACTTTTCTCTCGTCGGCGACACAGGAAAAGTTAGCGAGGATGTGTATGAAAATGATTTAGTAAAAGAAAGTCAATCACATTATAGTTTATATTGTTCAGGAAGAATTGGATGTGATTCTATGCTTGTCGaattaaaattacttaaaaGACAAGATTTAGTTGCAGTGTTAGCACAACTTGTGCGACCTCAAAATGATCAAGCACTCGTACGTATAGAATTAGCAAAAGATGAAACGGATAATTTTGTCTTAGCAGTGGCTACAAAACGTACTGCAATGCATTTAGTACGCGATATGGCTGATATTAGCATGTATTGTCCAGAAAAGCGACCTGGAGAAAAATTTGGTCTTCCATCAGGATTTTATGTAATGTCTGAAATTGCTGAAGCAGTATCAGCTATTTTAGATACAAGAGTTTTACAAGCATTTACAAAGTATGCACAATATATCGATTATGTACACATCAGCGACCAATTCAGTGGTCCCAAACAACAAGA AGATACAACACAATTAACAATGCCTGAAGTTAAGAGAGTTCTACTGGTAGGACTGAATATAAGCATAAAAGGGCGCACTACCAATACAGAAGaccaagaaaaattgaaaatactttTGCAATTAACATTTTACCTATTAGACAAATTACGTCGTTTCAAATTATCTAAAGAG GGTAAAAGTAAAGCAGATAAAAATAGATTTAGAGTAGAGGAAGCATTCTTAAAAACAACTCATGCTGCTAGAGCTGAAGCAGCAGCGCAGCGAAGAGAAGAACGTCGTAGAGCTGAGAAAGAGCGTATTCTTCAAGAAGAAGATCCAGACAAGCAAAGAAAGTGGGAAGAGAAAGAACAACGAAGACTTGCTAAAAAGAGAGCTCCTAGAATGAAGCAACTTAAAGTTAAAGCATTATGA
- the LOC143357830 gene encoding PAT complex subunit CCDC47-like isoform X1: MCNKMKLGLVIIHIVLVATNIWVTAHFHEELPEDNEFAEFEDFEEEKLTQLVDDRVVEHSKESNINQDFDEDDVLIVDNDNEFDHFDEEEFEGVDVAGGNAGSKSNEPSTLTITKIPLHLRSRWDSFYLEILMIIGLLVYFINYLAGRSINARIAEMWLMEHKQLLLDNFSLVGDTGKVSEDVYENDLVKESQSHYSLYCSGRIGCDSMLVELKLLKRQDLVAVLAQLVRPQNDQALVRIELAKDETDNFVLAVATKRTAMHLVRDMADISMYCPEKRPGEKFGLPSGFYVMSEIAEAVSAILDTRVLQAFTKYAQYIDYVHISDQFSGPKQQEDTTQLTMPEVKRVLLVGLNISIKGRTTNTEDQEKLKILLQLTFYLLDKLRRFKLSKEGKSKADKNRFRVEEAFLKTTHAARAEAAAQRREERRRAEKERILQEEDPDKQRKWEEKEQRRLAKKRAPRMKQLKVKAL; the protein is encoded by the exons ATGTGCA ACAAAATGAAATTGGGATTAGTGATTATTCATATTGTGCTGGTTGCAACAAATATATGGGTCACGGCACATTTCCACGAAGAACTTCCCGAAGATAATGAATTCGCTGAATTTGAAGATTTTGAAGAAGAAAAACTAACTCAGTTAGTTGATGATCGCGTAGTAGAACATAGTAAAGAGTCAAATATCAATCAAGATTTTGATGAGGACGATGTATTAATCGTTGATAATGATAATGAATTTGATCACTTTGATGAAGAAGAGTTTGAAGGAGTAGACGTTGCTGGTGGAAATGCAGGCTCAAAGAGCAATGAGCCATCAACATTAACAATCACCAAAATACCATTACATTTGCGATCGAGATGGGATAGTTTCTATCTAGAAATATTAATGATTATCGGGTTACTAGTATATTTCATTAACTATCTAGCAGGACGATCAATAAATGCTCGTATAGCGGAAATGTGGTTGATGGAGCACAAACAACTTCTACTCGATAACTTTTCTCTCGTCGGCGACACAGGAAAAGTTAGCGAGGATGTGTATGAAAATGATTTAGTAAAAGAAAGTCAATCACATTATAGTTTATATTGTTCAGGAAGAATTGGATGTGATTCTATGCTTGTCGaattaaaattacttaaaaGACAAGATTTAGTTGCAGTGTTAGCACAACTTGTGCGACCTCAAAATGATCAAGCACTCGTACGTATAGAATTAGCAAAAGATGAAACGGATAATTTTGTCTTAGCAGTGGCTACAAAACGTACTGCAATGCATTTAGTACGCGATATGGCTGATATTAGCATGTATTGTCCAGAAAAGCGACCTGGAGAAAAATTTGGTCTTCCATCAGGATTTTATGTAATGTCTGAAATTGCTGAAGCAGTATCAGCTATTTTAGATACAAGAGTTTTACAAGCATTTACAAAGTATGCACAATATATCGATTATGTACACATCAGCGACCAATTCAGTGGTCCCAAACAACAAGA AGATACAACACAATTAACAATGCCTGAAGTTAAGAGAGTTCTACTGGTAGGACTGAATATAAGCATAAAAGGGCGCACTACCAATACAGAAGaccaagaaaaattgaaaatactttTGCAATTAACATTTTACCTATTAGACAAATTACGTCGTTTCAAATTATCTAAAGAG GGTAAAAGTAAAGCAGATAAAAATAGATTTAGAGTAGAGGAAGCATTCTTAAAAACAACTCATGCTGCTAGAGCTGAAGCAGCAGCGCAGCGAAGAGAAGAACGTCGTAGAGCTGAGAAAGAGCGTATTCTTCAAGAAGAAGATCCAGACAAGCAAAGAAAGTGGGAAGAGAAAGAACAACGAAGACTTGCTAAAAAGAGAGCTCCTAGAATGAAGCAACTTAAAGTTAAAGCATTATGA
- the Klp68d gene encoding kinesin-like protein 68D — translation MEKSDNHVKTWKRKNMKTSSTPEVMTQCVQVVVRCRPMDEREVTRGYKRVVDVFPSRGVVEIRHPRDDPSSDNVKVFTFDAVYDWNSSQQDLYEETVRPLVSSVLDGFNGTIFAYGQTGTGKTYTMEGLKGDYDRRGVIPRSFEHIFNHIGRSENMQYLVRASYLEIYQEEIRDLLQPDQSLRFELKEKPDTGVFVKDLSTSVCKNAAEIQQLMNMGNQNRTIGATNMNEHSSRSHAIFLITIEMGSIDDTGGIRVGRLNLVDLAGSERQSKTGACGERLKEASKINLSLSALGNVISALVDGKTTHVPYRDSKLTRLLQDSLGGNSKTIMVANIGPASYNYDETLTTLRYANRAKNIKNKPRINEDPKDALLRQYQEEIGRLKEKLAQKGMVPRKKKKSKKKKEDETADSESEAEDSRSEDNKIGTDKKLIAEQLKAEKQETETLIMRIKDLESKMLCGGKNIIDHTNEQQRALEQKSAEIAERKKREVEMRQKLDDEELTMLGVKETYTNLQQEVDVKSRKLRKCFTKLQVLKQELEDVTNDFNRDRRDLEQTQHELMKELKLKYLIIENFIPEEEKNKILSRIHLDEEEDCWIVKDPEPSSIDTIKRPTSIPGARRPVSEYARIALAMGRGCRYAGENILNLDLDMPARTTMDYQGPAIAPTIQAVLEEALRDEGDIDVDASSAKLRSKSRLQSAKIRPKSVGKIQQIPPPVYPKTRGLVPK, via the coding sequence ATGGAGAAGTCGGATAATCACGTGAAAACCTGGAAAAGGAAAAATATGAAGACGAGCTCGACGCCGGAGGTGATGACCCAGTGTGTCCAGGTTGTCGTAAGATGTCGACCTATGGACGAGAGGGAAGTCACTCGCGGGTACAAGCGCGTGGTGGACGTGTTTCCATCGAGGGGAGTGGTCGAAATTCGTCACCCGAGGGATGATCCATCCAGTGATAACGTGAAAGTCTTCACGTTCGACGCGGTTTACGACTGGAATTCCAGTCAACAAGACTTGTACGAGGAAACGGTCAGACCGTTAGTGTCTTCCGTACTCGATGGTTTTAACGGTACAATCTTCGCTTACGGGCAAACTGGTACCGGGAAAACGTACACCATGGAAGGTCTCAAGGGCGATTACGATAGACGGGGTGTAATCCCGCGGTCCTTCGAGCACATCTTCAATCATATAGGCAGGTCCGAAAATATGCAGTACTTGGTGCGAGCGAGCTACTTAGAGATCTACCAAGAGGAGATACGGGACCTTTTGCAGCCCGATCAGAGCCTTCGATTCGAATTAAAAGAGAAACCAGATACCGGCGTGTTCGTCAAGGATTTGTCAACGTCGGTGTGCAAAAACGCCGCGGAGATACAACAGTTGATGAACATGGGGAACCAGAACAGAACTATAGGTGCGACGAATATGAACGAACACAGCTCTCGGTCGCACGCAATATTTCTGATCACAATCGAGATGGGATCTATCGATGATACCGGTGGGATCAGGGTGGGTCGTTTGAATTTAGTTGATCTAGCTGGCAGCGAAAGGCAGAGTAAGACTGGTGCATGCGGCGAACGACTGAAGGAAGCCAGCAAGATTAACCTAAGCTTATCGGCCCTCGGAAATGTGATCTCTGCTTTGGTGGATGGTAAAACAACACACGTACCGTACAGAGACTCGAAGCTGACGCGGCTGCTCCAAGATTCCCTAGGTGGAAACTCGAAGACTATCATGGTCGCAAATATAGGTCCTGCTAGTTATAATTACGACGAGACTCTGACAACGTTACGATACGCGAATCGCGCGAAGAATATCAAGAACAAACCAAGGATAAACGAGGATCCAAAAGATGCCCTTTTGAGACAGTATCAAGAAGAAATTGGTCGATTGAAGGAGAAATTGGCACAGAAAGGAATGGTaccaagaaaaaagaaaaagtcgaagaaaaagaaagaagatgaGACTGCGGACTCGGAGTCCGAAGCAGAAGATAGTCGAAGCGAGGACAATAAGATTGGAACGGATAAAAAGCTCATCGCTGAACAGTTGAAAGCGGAGAAACAAGAAACGGAAACTCTTATAATGAGAATAAAAGATTTGGAGAGTAAGATGCTTTGTGGGGGTAAGAACATAATTGATCACACAAACGAACAGCAAAGGGCGTTGGAACAGAAGTCGGCCGAGATCGCAGAGAGAAAGAAACGAGAGGTTGAAATGCGACAGAAACTCGACGACGAAGAGCTAACAATGTTAGGAGTGAAGGAAACATACACGAATCTGCAGCAGGAGGTAGACGTGAAGTCTAGAAAGCTGAGGAAATGTTTCACGAAGCTGCAAGTTTTGAAACAAGAACTCGAAGACGTTACCAACGATTTTAATAGAGACAGAAGGGATTTGGAGCAAACCCAGCATGAGCTGATGAAAGAGCTGAAGCTAAAGTATCTTATTATAGAAAACTTCATTCCCGAGGAAGAgaagaataaaatattgtcAAGAATACACCTCGATGAAGAGGAAGACTGCTGGATAGTCAAGGATCCGGAGCCATCCAGTATAGATACGATAAAGAGACCTACATCCATTCCAGGTGCGCGAAGGCCAGTTTCCGAATACGCGCGTATTGCTCTAGCTATGGGAAGAGGTTGCCGTTACGCGGGGGAAAACATATTGAATTTAGATCTTGATATGCCTGCGAGGACGACAATGGACTATCAAGGGCCGGCCATTGCACCCACGATTCAAGCCGTTCTTGAGGAAGCACTGCGCGACGAGGGCGACATCGACGTGGACGCTTCGAGTGCAAAACTCAGATCCAAGTCACGATTGCAATCGGCAAAGATACGACCTAAGAGCGTTGGAAAAATCCAACAGATTCCGCCACCCGTTTACCCAAAGACGAGGGGTCTCGTGCCGAAGTAG